The Neurospora crassa OR74A linkage group IV, whole genome shotgun sequence genome has a segment encoding these proteins:
- the crf5-1 gene encoding chromatin remodeling factor 5-1, with amino-acid sequence MRSTSSSSASGRGSGSSRAPSRLPDSVPSSPPPEEPLARQQEDIMMDDSKMSYTKLRAEQRLAEEEEKARVENEKAEERRKKKWKKKVLSKEERDAKAKDLDRLLAQSAAFSSILTNKTKVLGRVGTGLDGKTLGEHELAMAKQPKCVVGGTMRDYQLEGLTWMYEICVQGMSGILADEMGLGKTVQTISLIALLREQENYLGPHLIVAPLSTLSNWIDEFHRWVPSIPVVMYHGTPQERQDIFKTKLMHHLHGGRPTEKFPVVCTSYEMVLKDRANLSKINWEFIIIDEGHRMKNFNSKLFRELKTFTSATRILMTGTPLQNNLKELWSLLNFLLPKIFRDWEAFESWFDFSDLEDEEGTEEFIADKTKQELVKKMHVVLQPLLLRRVKSDVAKYLPKKREYVLYAPMTKEQTDLYNVINDKHIDTRSYLESKVVERLTGATASTASSPRSTSRSSKANSVKMESDSLSESGSFTTKTSALTLQEKESSPLAKNAFALMMGKRTRGRPRKALSVSESPAEETTPVKSTTKGTKRKAAPAVETPAPKSTKSSRQSTPMSTRSRSRRGMRSYKEADSDEELLDDDEFEKKLAKEVVEDDVQDMEVDLDAEEIKRAQTLDLAKKEISNKKLGNPLMQLRLVCNSPHNFYNPWSNSDQPIDESIVTASGKMLLLDRLLPALFERGHKILIFSQFKTQLDILEEYCRELRSWDVCRIDGGVAQDDRRAQIEQFNTDPDVKIFLLSTRAGGQGINLASADTVILFDSDWNPQQDLQAQDRCHRIGQTRPVVVYRLATKGTVEEELLMSADAKRRLEKLVIKKGGFKTMGQKLDLREEGLDRETLRALLLKDGQVYKFSGDKEILSDEDLRVLCDRSDEAYASAAKGEGNADGWKVIETQAEGIRTAGEKKKR; translated from the exons ATGCGGTCgacatcttcatcctcggcgTCCGGTCGCGGATCTGGTAGCTCACGCGCTCCGTCCCGACTGCCTGATAGCGTCCCTTCGTCTCCTCCACCTGAAGAGCCACTAGCCCGACAGCAAGAAGACATCATGATGGACGACTCAAAGATGAGCTACACAAAGTTGCGCGCCGAGCAAAGGcttgccgaggaagaggaaaaggctcGCGTCGAAAACGAAAAGGCAGAGGAAAGGCGCaaaaagaagtggaaaaagaaggttctGAGCAAAGAGGAGCGCGATGCAAAGGCAAAGGATCTGGACCGGCTTCTTGCTCAGAGTGCAGCTTTCAGCAGCATCCTGACTAACAAGACAAAGGTTCTTGGTCGTGTGGGAACTGGTCTGGATGGAAAGACCCTTGGTGAACATGAGTTGGCCATGGCAAAACAGCCCAAATGCGTTGTCGGCGGTACCATGAGAGACTACCAACTGGAGGGACTGACATGGATGTATGAGATTTGCGTCCAGGGCATGTCTGGCATCCTGGCTGACGAAATGGGCTTGG GCAAAACTGTCCAAACCATTTCCCTAATAGCGCTGTTACGTGAGCAGGAGAACTACTTGGGGCCTCACCTTATAGTTGCTCCCCTCAGCACCTTGTCTAATTGGATTGATGAATTCCACCGTTGGGTGCCCTCCATCCCGGTTGTCATGTATCATGGCACCCCTCAAGAGCGGCAGGATATCTTCAAAACCAAGCTCATGCACCATCTCCACGGCGGCAGACCGACCGAAAAGTTTCCTGTTGTCTGTACAAGCTACGAGATGGTCCTCAAGGACCGAGCGAATCTCTCCAAGATCAACTGGGAGTTTATCATCATCGATGAGGGTCACCGCATGAAGAACTTCAACTCAAAACTGTTCAGGGAACTCAAGACATTCACTTCAGCCACCCGTATCCTTATGACCGGCACCCCATTACAGAACAATCTGAAGGAGCTTTGGTCACTTCTAAATTTCCTCTTACCAAAGATCTTTAGAGATTGGGAGGCCTTCGAAAGTTGGTTCGATTTCAGCGAccttgaagatgaggaaggaaCTGAGGAGTTTATCGCCGACAAGACCAAGCAGGAGCTTGTAAAAAAGATGCACGTGGTCCTTCAGCCCTTACTTTTGCGGCGAGTAAAATCTGATGTTGCCAAATACTTACCAAAGAAGCGCGAATATGTCTTGTACGCGCCCATGACGAAGGAGCAAACCGATTTGTACAACGTCATCAACGATAAACATATTGATACCCGGTCATATCTGGAGAGTAAGGTAGTCGAGCGCCTTACTGGAGCCACAGCCAGCACCgcatcatcaccaaggagTACCTCTCGCTCTTCCAAGGCAAACAGCGTGAAGATGGAGTCTGATAGTCTCAGCGAATCAGGAAGCTTCACGACCAAGACCAGCGCACTTACTCTCCAGGAAAAGGAATCAAGCCCGCTAGCCAAGAATGCTTTTGCACTAATGATGGGCAAACGGACACGGGGTCGTCCGCGCAAGGCTCTTTCTGTGTCCGAATCTCCTGCGGAAGAGACAACGCCAGTCAAATCCACCACAAAAGGCACAAAGAGGAAGGCCGCACCGGCTGTAGAGACTCCGGCACCAAAGAGCACAAAGTCAAGCAGACAGTCTACGCCTATGAGCACTCGGAGCCGGAGTCGGCGAGGAATGCGGTCGTACAAAGAAGCAGACTCTGACGAGGAGCTCCTCGATGACGATGAGTTCGAGAAGAAGCTGGCCAAAGAGGTCGTAGAGGACGATGTCCAAGACATGGAAGTTGATCTCGACGCCGAGGAGATTAAGCGCGCCCAAACTCTTGATCTAGCCAAGAAGGAAATTTCCAACAAGAAGCTCGGAAACCCACTTATGCAACTCCGCCTCGTCTGCAACAGTCCGCATAACTTCTACAATCCCTGGTCCAACTCGGACCAGCCCATCGACGAGAGCATCGTCACCGCCTCCGGCAAGATGCTCTTGCTGGACCGGCTCCTCCCCGCCCTCTTTGAGCGGGGGCACAAgatcctcatcttctcccAATTCAAGACTCAGCTGGACATCCTCGAGGAATACTGCCGCGAGCTACGTTCATGGGACGTCTGCCGCATCGACGGTGGCGTTGCCCAGGACGACCGGCGAGCGCAAATCGAGCAGTTCAACACGGATCCGGACGTCAAGATCTTCCTGCTGTCTACCCGCGCCGGTGGGCAGGGTATTAACCTTGCCAGCGCCGACACGGTTATCTTGTTCGACAGCGACTGGAACCCGCAGCAGGACCTGCAGGCGCAGGACCGGTGTCATCGTATCGGACAAACGCGGCCCGTGGTAGTGTACCGGCTGGCCACCAAGGGCacagtggaggaggagctgcttATGAGTGCGGACGCCAAGCGCCGGCTCGAGAAGCTGGTCATCAAGAAGGGCGGGTTTAAGACTATGGGCCAGAAGCTGGACCTGCGCGAGGAGGGACTGGATCGGGAGACGCTGCgtgcgctgctgctgaaagATGGGCAGGTTTACAAGTTCAGCGGCGACAAGGAGATTCTGAGCGACGAAGATTTGCGGGTGTTGTGTGACCGGAGTGATGA